One segment of Curtobacterium sp. MR_MD2014 DNA contains the following:
- a CDS encoding D-tagatose-bisphosphate aldolase, class II, non-catalytic subunit: MNPITALVARHRAGSGEGMYSVCSANPYVLRASMRQALEDDAPLLIEATSNQVDQFGGYTGMTPADFRAAVLDLAEAEGFPADRLVLGGDHLGPNTWQDRPAAEAMPLAVDLVRAYVTAGYTKIHLDCSMPLQGEVAPLTDAVVAERAAVLLAAAESAATDAGIDRDGIVYVIGTEVPTPGGAKETLHDLEPTPATAAVGTLDVHRAAFERAGLADVWPRVVALVVQPAVEFDHLQVIDYVPEATTALQEVIEATPGLVYEAHSTDYQTPEALRALVDDHWAVLKVGPGLTFGLREALFALDAVESELVPDGSAVDLRGVVERRMLAEPDRWERYYEGDAHEQRIARTYSYSDRMRYYWPDPEITAATEALVRSLDEVGIPLPLLSQYLPVQYERVREGLLPNRAEDIVLDRVRDVLRPYAAAVAPRAQATGTVTTTTSKESL, encoded by the coding sequence GTGAACCCCATCACTGCGCTCGTCGCTCGCCACCGTGCCGGATCCGGTGAGGGCATGTACTCGGTCTGCTCGGCGAACCCGTACGTCCTGCGGGCCTCGATGCGCCAGGCACTCGAGGACGACGCCCCCCTGCTCATCGAGGCGACCTCGAACCAGGTCGACCAGTTCGGCGGGTACACCGGCATGACCCCCGCGGACTTCCGGGCCGCGGTGCTCGACCTCGCCGAGGCCGAGGGCTTCCCGGCCGACCGGCTCGTCCTCGGCGGCGACCACCTCGGCCCGAACACGTGGCAGGACCGCCCGGCCGCCGAGGCGATGCCGCTCGCCGTCGACCTCGTCCGCGCCTACGTCACCGCCGGCTACACGAAGATCCACCTCGACTGCAGCATGCCGCTGCAGGGCGAGGTCGCCCCGCTGACCGACGCGGTCGTCGCCGAGCGGGCCGCCGTGCTGCTCGCCGCCGCGGAGTCCGCCGCCACCGACGCCGGGATCGACCGCGACGGCATCGTCTACGTCATCGGCACCGAGGTCCCGACCCCCGGCGGGGCGAAGGAGACGCTGCACGACCTCGAGCCGACCCCGGCGACGGCCGCGGTCGGGACGCTCGACGTGCACCGTGCGGCGTTCGAGCGCGCCGGCCTCGCCGACGTGTGGCCACGCGTCGTCGCGCTCGTCGTGCAGCCCGCGGTGGAGTTCGACCACCTGCAGGTCATCGACTACGTGCCCGAGGCCACGACCGCGCTGCAGGAGGTCATCGAGGCGACGCCCGGACTCGTGTACGAGGCTCACTCGACCGACTACCAGACGCCCGAGGCGCTCCGTGCCCTGGTCGACGACCACTGGGCGGTGCTCAAGGTCGGCCCCGGCCTGACCTTCGGGCTCCGCGAGGCGCTGTTCGCCCTCGACGCCGTCGAGTCCGAACTCGTCCCGGACGGCAGCGCGGTCGACCTGCGCGGCGTCGTCGAGCGTCGGATGCTCGCGGAGCCGGACCGCTGGGAGCGCTACTACGAGGGCGACGCGCACGAGCAGCGCATCGCCCGCACCTACAGCTACAGCGACCGCATGCGCTACTACTGGCCGGACCCGGAGATCACCGCCGCGACCGAGGCGCTCGTCCGCAGCCTCGACGAGGTCGGCATCCCGCTCCCGCTGCTGAGCCAGTACCTGCCCGTGCAGTACGAGCGGGTCCGCGAGGGCCTGCTGCCGAACCGTGCCGAGGACATCGTGCTCGACCGCGTCCGCGACGTCCTGCGTCCGTACGCCGCCGCCGTCGCCCCGCGCGCGCAGGCCACCGGTACGGTCACCACCACCACCAGCAAGGAGTCCCTGTGA
- a CDS encoding ABC transporter substrate-binding protein: protein MTRTTSSSTRTSSSTRTARRRTGRGALAVAIAVAATVLTGCAPQGATELDTTAPVHLTMWSGQSDEAAKLLQELVDEYEDEHPNVTIDMSSGASSTDELLQKLAASFAGNDSPDISYTFGSWASQLERSGRTLDLRAEAEDPDTHWDEFSPAARGTAQPTGRKVIGFPAVVDNISLFYNKTVFDAAGEPYPTADWDWSDFRRAAKALTDRDSQTFGYGYSVSGSEETTWQMWPHLWQNGGSILSEDGEHAAFDSEAGVEALEFMRSMAVTDRSVYLDQTDTKFAQLFESDRVGMITSGPWELSALQTAGTSYGVVRLPGTDGDHQTVSGPDLWTLFDNHDVNRAYWAKDFTKWLTSPEQDERFNVAVGNLPLRSSEADSEAFRKQVDALPGLDVIQANSADAKQVRPTLPGYNGLSEAFGNAVSRVLQGEGEPAEALRQATVAADKALRQG from the coding sequence GTGACACGCACCACCAGCAGCAGCACACGCACCAGCAGCAGCACACGCACCGCCCGCCGCCGCACCGGACGCGGCGCGCTCGCCGTCGCGATCGCGGTCGCCGCGACGGTCCTCACCGGCTGCGCACCGCAGGGTGCCACCGAGCTCGACACCACGGCACCGGTCCACCTGACCATGTGGTCGGGCCAGAGCGACGAGGCGGCGAAGCTCCTGCAGGAGCTCGTCGACGAGTACGAGGACGAGCACCCGAACGTGACGATCGACATGTCCTCCGGGGCCTCGTCGACCGACGAACTGCTCCAGAAGCTCGCGGCGTCGTTCGCCGGGAACGACTCACCCGACATCTCGTACACCTTCGGGTCGTGGGCGAGCCAGCTCGAGCGTTCCGGGCGGACGCTCGACCTGCGCGCCGAGGCGGAGGACCCGGACACGCACTGGGACGAGTTCTCCCCGGCGGCTCGCGGCACCGCGCAGCCGACCGGGCGGAAGGTGATCGGCTTCCCCGCGGTCGTCGACAACATCTCGCTCTTCTACAACAAGACCGTCTTCGACGCCGCCGGCGAGCCGTACCCGACGGCGGACTGGGACTGGTCGGACTTCCGTCGCGCCGCGAAGGCGTTGACGGACCGGGACAGCCAGACCTTCGGCTACGGCTACTCGGTCTCGGGCAGCGAGGAGACCACGTGGCAGATGTGGCCGCACCTCTGGCAGAACGGCGGTTCGATCCTGTCCGAGGACGGCGAGCACGCGGCGTTCGACTCGGAGGCCGGCGTCGAGGCCCTGGAGTTCATGCGGTCCATGGCCGTGACCGACCGCAGCGTGTACCTCGACCAGACGGACACGAAGTTCGCCCAGCTGTTCGAGAGCGACCGCGTCGGCATGATCACCTCCGGTCCGTGGGAGCTCTCCGCCCTGCAGACGGCCGGCACTTCGTACGGCGTGGTGCGGCTCCCCGGCACCGACGGTGACCACCAGACGGTGTCCGGGCCGGACCTCTGGACCCTCTTCGACAACCACGACGTGAACCGCGCGTACTGGGCGAAGGACTTCACGAAGTGGCTGACCTCACCCGAGCAGGACGAGCGGTTCAACGTCGCCGTCGGCAACCTGCCGCTGCGCTCGAGCGAGGCCGACAGCGAGGCGTTCCGCAAGCAGGTCGACGCCCTGCCCGGACTCGACGTGATCCAGGCGAACTCCGCCGACGCGAAGCAGGTCCGCCCGACCCTGCCCGGCTACAACGGCCTGTCCGAGGCGTTCGGCAACGCGGTGTCCCGCGTGCTGCAGGGCGAGGGCGAACCGGCCGAGGCACTCCGGCAGGCGACCGTCGCCGCCGACAAGGCACTCCGTCAGGGCTAG
- a CDS encoding DeoR/GlpR family DNA-binding transcription regulator: MDNDSPDVGRKRRDRMRDILERVREQGSTSTDELIRACGVSAATVRRDLGELEARGLVVRSYGRVESVGALPELPVVMRASEADAAKRAVGRLAARLLPPGRQAVAVSGGTTTKEVVRALGDRNGLTVITNAVTIALEVSRSPRVKTILTGGTLRATSLEAVGPLAEAAFAAFKVTTAFLGTDGISAAGGVTTHDDTEARTNGVMVTHADRVVVVCDGSKVGRQTMARMADIGDVSVLVTDEHAPAEALEQIAAAGVEVLIA, encoded by the coding sequence ATGGACAACGACTCGCCGGACGTCGGCCGCAAGCGGCGGGACCGGATGCGGGACATCCTCGAGCGGGTGCGGGAGCAGGGCTCGACGAGCACCGACGAGCTGATCCGGGCCTGCGGCGTCTCGGCGGCCACGGTCCGACGCGACCTCGGCGAGCTCGAGGCGCGCGGTCTCGTCGTGCGCAGCTACGGCCGGGTCGAGTCCGTCGGTGCGCTCCCGGAGCTGCCCGTCGTGATGCGTGCCTCGGAGGCCGACGCCGCCAAGCGCGCGGTCGGTCGGCTCGCCGCACGGCTCCTGCCCCCGGGGCGACAGGCCGTCGCGGTCAGCGGGGGGACCACCACGAAGGAGGTCGTGCGGGCGCTCGGCGACCGGAACGGTCTGACGGTGATCACGAACGCCGTGACCATCGCGCTCGAGGTCTCGCGCAGCCCGCGGGTGAAGACGATCCTGACCGGCGGCACGCTCCGCGCCACCTCGCTCGAGGCGGTCGGTCCCCTGGCCGAGGCCGCGTTCGCGGCGTTCAAGGTCACGACGGCGTTCCTCGGCACGGACGGCATCAGCGCGGCCGGCGGCGTCACCACGCACGACGACACCGAGGCGCGGACGAACGGCGTGATGGTGACGCACGCCGACCGCGTGGTCGTGGTGTGCGACGGCTCGAAGGTCGGGCGGCAGACGATGGCGCGGATGGCCGACATCGGCGACGTGTCGGTCCTGGTGACCGACGAGCACGCCCCGGCGGAGGCGCTCGAGCAGATCGCCGCGGCCGGGGTCGAGGTCCTCATCGCCTGA
- a CDS encoding NADP-dependent oxidoreductase, whose amino-acid sequence MQAVRFHEVGGPEVLRIEDVERPVPGTGEVLVQVTASAYNAADNGMRGGFLPIPVQLPHVPGYDVSGTVAALGEGVDGLAVGDAVVGFLPMERDGGAAEYVVTPAEALVAAPTGVPLVDAAALPSVALTAWQALFDEGRLEAGQRVLINGAGGVVGKYAIQLAVRAGVHVVATASPRSADAVRAAGAQQVIDHTTTDVLAAVDEPVDVLLNLAPIEPEQFRALVAAVRDGGVVVSTTAFMATPDDESRGVRAATVFVLPDRGRLAELVALVDAGQLTVEVTRRIRLEDLPALHAEGAAGRIAGKVVVTV is encoded by the coding sequence ATGCAGGCAGTGCGGTTCCACGAGGTCGGCGGTCCGGAGGTCCTGCGGATCGAGGACGTCGAGCGCCCGGTTCCGGGCACGGGCGAGGTGCTGGTGCAGGTCACCGCCTCCGCCTACAACGCCGCCGACAACGGCATGCGCGGCGGGTTCCTGCCGATCCCGGTCCAGCTGCCGCACGTTCCCGGCTACGACGTGTCCGGCACGGTCGCCGCGCTGGGCGAGGGCGTCGACGGCCTCGCCGTGGGCGACGCGGTGGTCGGGTTCCTGCCGATGGAACGCGACGGCGGTGCCGCCGAGTACGTCGTCACACCCGCGGAGGCACTGGTCGCCGCCCCGACGGGCGTCCCGCTGGTGGACGCCGCGGCACTCCCGTCGGTGGCGCTGACGGCATGGCAGGCACTGTTCGACGAGGGTCGCCTCGAGGCGGGCCAGCGCGTGCTGATCAACGGCGCCGGTGGCGTGGTCGGGAAGTACGCGATCCAGCTCGCCGTCCGTGCCGGTGTGCACGTGGTCGCCACCGCGAGCCCGCGGAGCGCCGACGCGGTCCGCGCCGCGGGGGCCCAGCAGGTGATCGACCACACCACGACCGACGTCTTGGCGGCGGTCGACGAGCCGGTCGACGTGCTGCTGAACCTCGCGCCGATCGAGCCGGAGCAGTTCCGGGCGCTCGTCGCCGCCGTGCGTGACGGCGGGGTCGTGGTGAGCACCACGGCGTTCATGGCGACGCCGGACGACGAGTCCCGGGGCGTCCGCGCCGCCACGGTGTTCGTCCTGCCGGACCGCGGGCGCCTGGCCGAGCTCGTCGCGCTCGTCGACGCCGGGCAGCTGACGGTCGAGGTCACCCGGCGCATCCGGCTCGAGGACCTCCCGGCGCTGCACGCCGAGGGCGCGGCCGGGCGGATCGCCGGCAAGGTCGTCGTCACCGTCTGA
- a CDS encoding N-acetylglucosamine kinase — translation MTVFLGMDGGGTKTAFLLTDGEGTTLAESRQPASSWFDAGTGLVGDVVRAGVDAVTSAAGIAPADITFAHFGIPGHGESSRDTPVLDALPADVLGHDRYSCGNDMVGGWAGSLAGRDGVNVIAGTGSMAYGERGGTAHRVGGWSEVFGDEGSAYWVAVQGLNAFSRMADGRLPRGPLHALVRERVGVTEDLDLIGVVMDEWGADRGTVADLAKVVVAAADAGDDAAADVLRRAAAELTTLVGTTVRALGFPADEPVPVSYSGGLFRAPRFREAFAIALLAEDTTLELVEPRHDPTVGSVLVAMRRAGAPIPERFTAETVPATSSAAR, via the coding sequence ATGACCGTCTTCCTCGGCATGGACGGCGGCGGCACCAAGACCGCGTTCCTGCTCACCGACGGCGAGGGCACCACGCTCGCCGAGTCGCGGCAGCCGGCCTCCTCCTGGTTCGACGCGGGGACCGGTCTCGTCGGCGACGTCGTCCGTGCGGGCGTCGACGCGGTGACGTCGGCGGCCGGCATCGCCCCGGCGGACATCACGTTCGCGCACTTCGGCATCCCCGGTCACGGGGAGTCGAGTCGTGACACTCCCGTGCTCGACGCCCTCCCCGCCGACGTGCTCGGACACGACCGGTACTCCTGCGGCAACGACATGGTCGGCGGCTGGGCCGGATCGCTGGCCGGCCGCGACGGCGTCAACGTGATCGCCGGCACCGGGTCGATGGCCTACGGCGAGCGCGGCGGCACCGCGCACCGCGTCGGCGGCTGGAGCGAGGTGTTCGGCGACGAGGGGTCCGCGTACTGGGTCGCCGTCCAGGGGCTCAACGCCTTCTCGCGGATGGCGGACGGCCGACTCCCCCGGGGTCCGCTGCACGCACTCGTGCGCGAGCGGGTCGGGGTGACCGAGGACCTCGACCTGATCGGCGTCGTCATGGACGAGTGGGGCGCGGACCGCGGCACCGTCGCCGACCTGGCGAAGGTGGTCGTCGCAGCCGCCGACGCCGGCGACGACGCTGCTGCCGACGTCCTGCGCCGCGCCGCCGCGGAGCTCACGACCCTGGTCGGCACGACGGTCCGCGCGCTCGGCTTCCCCGCCGACGAGCCGGTCCCCGTGTCGTACTCCGGCGGGCTCTTCCGGGCGCCGCGGTTCCGCGAGGCGTTCGCCATCGCACTGCTCGCCGAGGACACGACCCTCGAGCTCGTCGAACCCCGACACGATCCGACCGTCGGCAGCGTCCTGGTCGCGATGCGCCGGGCCGGGGCACCGATCCCCGAGCGGTTCACCGCGGAGACGGTCCCGGCCACCTCCAGCGCCGCCCGCTGA
- a CDS encoding SIS domain-containing protein: protein MTTTAPVRADETATHREILQQPDSWQRLVASLDDRRAALDAFLQPLLADEDLRIVLTGAGTSAFVGDIASVDLRRHLGRRVESIATTDIVADPHGSLGDPGRVLLVSFARSGNSPESVAATRVVDDVAPGAHHLVVTCDPTGALAREHRGQDRSFVLDMPAETNDTGFAMTSSFSTMLLAVLLAFRPELVARTGALVAAARTIAGLEARIASLAEGTERVVYLGSGALQGLARESALKLLELTAGGVVSFFDTPLGFRHGPKAVAGAHTLVVVYGSSDPYTARYDADILRELRADGAVRVVSVGGDADDERSFPLDDLAGLDDAFRSVALVGFAQLLALATSVAHGCTPDNPFPGGTVNRVVQGVTIHDHRAGAARA from the coding sequence GTGACCACCACCGCCCCCGTCCGCGCCGACGAGACCGCGACCCACCGCGAGATCCTGCAGCAGCCCGACAGCTGGCAGCGCCTCGTCGCGTCGCTCGACGACCGCCGTGCCGCGCTCGACGCCTTCCTGCAGCCGCTGCTCGCCGACGAGGACCTGCGCATCGTGCTCACCGGGGCCGGCACCTCGGCCTTCGTCGGGGACATCGCGAGCGTCGACCTGCGCCGCCACCTCGGCCGTCGCGTCGAGTCGATCGCCACGACCGACATCGTCGCCGACCCGCACGGCTCGCTCGGCGACCCCGGCCGGGTGCTCCTGGTCTCGTTCGCCCGCTCGGGCAACAGTCCGGAGAGCGTCGCAGCGACCCGCGTCGTCGACGACGTCGCGCCCGGTGCGCACCACCTGGTCGTCACCTGCGACCCCACGGGCGCCCTCGCCCGCGAGCACCGCGGGCAGGACCGGTCCTTCGTCCTCGACATGCCGGCCGAGACGAACGACACCGGCTTCGCGATGACGTCCAGCTTCTCCACGATGCTCCTCGCCGTCCTCCTGGCCTTCCGGCCGGAGCTCGTGGCCCGCACCGGCGCGCTGGTCGCGGCGGCACGGACGATCGCCGGCCTGGAGGCACGGATCGCCTCGCTCGCGGAGGGCACCGAACGCGTCGTGTACCTGGGCAGCGGAGCGCTGCAGGGCCTGGCACGCGAATCGGCGCTGAAGCTGCTCGAGCTCACCGCCGGCGGGGTCGTGTCGTTCTTCGACACCCCGCTCGGCTTCCGGCACGGCCCGAAGGCCGTCGCGGGCGCGCACACCCTGGTGGTCGTCTACGGCTCGTCGGACCCGTACACGGCGCGGTACGACGCGGACATCCTCCGCGAGCTCCGCGCGGACGGAGCCGTCCGGGTCGTCTCGGTCGGCGGGGACGCGGACGACGAGCGTTCCTTCCCGCTCGACGACCTGGCGGGCCTCGACGACGCGTTCCGCAGCGTCGCCCTGGTCGGCTTCGCCCAGCTCCTCGCGCTCGCCACGTCCGTCGCGCACGGGTGCACCCCGGACAACCCGTTCCCGGGCGGCACGGTCAACCGCGTCGTCCAGGGCGTGACCATCCACGACCACCGCGCGGGAGCTGCACGGGCATGA
- a CDS encoding carbohydrate ABC transporter permease — MTTPALRTRPTTDTAPPRPPRRRRSAAAREGLAGWGFVAPALAVVLGLTIFPGVWALVLSFQRWDGFSPPSFAGIENYQDLATDASALAAAVHTLLYTVLFVPASLLLGLALAVALNRRIRFIGLYRTAIFVPFVASAAATGILTTYLFSPQFGIVNNVLRVLHVPPQGWLEDRAEAMVVIVIMSLWGQAAFTTVIYLAALQDVPGDVLEAARIDGANNWQTFWRVVWPQLAPVTAFVGIYQTLQAVQLFDLVYATTRGGPLDATQTIVYYLWKTAFQNLQFGYGSAIAYGMFFVTLTATVIVTLVQRRAGRNASR, encoded by the coding sequence GTGACCACTCCCGCACTCCGCACCCGTCCGACCACCGACACCGCGCCGCCGCGGCCACCGCGCCGACGTCGATCGGCCGCCGCCCGCGAGGGCCTCGCCGGCTGGGGCTTCGTCGCCCCGGCCCTGGCGGTCGTCCTCGGCCTCACGATCTTCCCCGGGGTCTGGGCGCTCGTCCTCTCCTTCCAGCGCTGGGACGGCTTCAGCCCGCCGTCCTTCGCCGGCATCGAGAACTACCAGGACCTGGCCACCGACGCGAGCGCGCTCGCGGCCGCCGTGCACACCCTGCTGTACACGGTCCTGTTCGTCCCCGCGTCCCTGCTGCTCGGGCTCGCCCTGGCCGTCGCGCTGAACCGGCGCATCCGGTTCATCGGGCTGTACCGCACGGCGATCTTCGTGCCGTTCGTGGCCTCGGCCGCGGCGACGGGCATCCTGACCACCTACCTGTTCAGCCCGCAGTTCGGCATCGTCAACAACGTGCTGCGCGTGCTGCACGTCCCGCCGCAGGGCTGGCTCGAGGACCGCGCCGAGGCGATGGTCGTGATCGTCATCATGTCCCTGTGGGGGCAGGCGGCGTTCACGACCGTCATCTACCTCGCCGCCCTGCAGGACGTCCCCGGTGACGTGCTCGAGGCGGCCCGGATCGACGGCGCGAACAACTGGCAGACGTTCTGGCGCGTGGTGTGGCCGCAGCTGGCGCCCGTCACCGCGTTCGTCGGGATCTACCAGACCCTGCAGGCCGTGCAGCTCTTCGACCTCGTCTACGCCACCACCCGAGGCGGACCGCTCGACGCGACCCAGACGATCGTCTACTACCTGTGGAAGACGGCCTTCCAGAACCTGCAGTTCGGCTACGGGTCCGCCATCGCCTACGGCATGTTCTTCGTCACCCTCACCGCGACCGTGATCGTCACGCTCGTGCAGCGCCGAGCCGGAAGGAACGCGTCACGATGA
- a CDS encoding glycoside hydrolase family 36 protein: MQYTFEFDGLRVPANVSGPPRRTADGWLVPAGPVALLHPFGHRAEFYRHGWNSWSPSGWTRVDGDTIGIKDSPERLLTADDAANETPHAHSGSAVGAVTGPDGGTLLVGALGLGTPRVGADGNVLWASSEQDDAEWFVAYGAEQDVFAAYADRVTERLGRRTARAGTVWSSWYSYHEDITEDRIARAAADLEGYPVDVFQLDDGWEPIVGDWTAGPDFPSGMAATARTIARHGFRPGIWLAPLIALPGSTIATERPDLLVAGDDGRPLVTGHNWGSHYHSLDTTNPEVTDHLRGVFDRITADGYSYLKLDFMYAGAIAGHRHVDLPREQVYRQAIEHIRATVGDDVYLLGCGVPMIPSVGVFDGARVGPDVAPFWDNAERVGDPSGEGARNALVSSVNRVWMRRLYEVDPDSVYFRSARNLLGPDERRALQDTAAVLGFRSTSDPVDWLRPEERSEAADWLGRSAVVEQVGRYVFRLDDRVVDLTPYVTGEHAVDAASFIG, from the coding sequence GTGCAGTACACGTTCGAGTTCGACGGCCTCCGGGTGCCCGCGAACGTCTCCGGACCACCCCGCCGGACGGCGGACGGGTGGCTCGTCCCGGCGGGCCCCGTCGCGCTGCTCCACCCCTTCGGGCACCGCGCCGAGTTCTACCGGCACGGCTGGAACTCGTGGAGCCCGAGCGGGTGGACGCGGGTCGACGGCGACACCATCGGGATCAAGGACAGCCCCGAACGCCTGCTGACCGCCGACGACGCCGCGAACGAGACACCGCACGCGCACTCCGGCAGCGCGGTGGGTGCGGTGACCGGTCCGGACGGCGGCACCCTCCTCGTCGGGGCGCTCGGGCTCGGCACCCCGCGGGTCGGCGCCGACGGCAACGTCCTGTGGGCGTCGAGCGAGCAGGACGACGCGGAGTGGTTCGTCGCGTACGGCGCCGAGCAGGACGTCTTCGCCGCGTACGCCGACCGGGTCACCGAGCGGCTCGGTCGCCGGACGGCCCGCGCCGGCACCGTGTGGAGCAGCTGGTACTCGTACCACGAGGACATCACCGAGGACCGGATCGCGCGGGCGGCCGCCGACCTCGAGGGCTACCCGGTCGACGTCTTCCAGCTGGACGACGGGTGGGAGCCCATCGTCGGCGACTGGACGGCGGGGCCCGACTTCCCGAGCGGGATGGCGGCGACCGCACGGACCATCGCGCGCCACGGCTTCCGTCCGGGCATCTGGCTCGCGCCGCTGATAGCCCTGCCCGGCTCGACGATCGCCACCGAGCGCCCCGACCTGCTCGTCGCGGGTGACGACGGCCGTCCGCTCGTCACCGGGCACAACTGGGGGTCGCACTACCACTCGCTCGACACGACGAACCCGGAGGTGACCGACCACCTCCGCGGGGTGTTCGACCGGATCACCGCGGACGGCTACAGCTACCTGAAGCTCGACTTCATGTACGCCGGGGCGATCGCCGGGCACCGACACGTCGACCTGCCCCGCGAACAGGTCTACCGGCAGGCGATCGAGCACATCCGAGCCACCGTCGGCGACGACGTCTACCTGCTCGGGTGCGGGGTCCCGATGATCCCCTCGGTCGGGGTGTTCGACGGAGCCCGTGTCGGACCGGACGTCGCGCCGTTCTGGGACAACGCCGAGCGGGTGGGCGACCCCTCCGGCGAGGGCGCCCGCAACGCGCTGGTGTCCTCGGTCAACCGGGTGTGGATGCGGCGGCTGTACGAAGTGGACCCCGACTCGGTCTACTTCCGCAGTGCGCGGAACCTGCTCGGTCCGGACGAGCGTCGGGCGCTGCAGGACACCGCGGCGGTCCTCGGGTTCCGGTCGACGTCCGACCCCGTCGACTGGCTCCGACCGGAGGAGCGCTCCGAGGCCGCGGACTGGCTCGGCCGGAGCGCCGTGGTCGAGCAGGTCGGCCGGTACGTCTTCCGCCTCGACGACCGGGTGGTCGACCTCACCCCGTACGTCACGGGCGAGCACGCGGTCGACGCGGCGTCCTTCATCGGCTGA
- the melA gene encoding alpha-galactosidase: MTRIVFVGAGSVVFTRQLLADLLRYDDLPELDLRLFDVDERRLAVAEATARQVSERLGRPVTLTATTDRRRALADADFVVDMVQIGGIAATRTDLEIPERYGLHQTIGDTTGVGGVFRALRTFPFLTELTADMREVAPDAVLLNYTNPMAMNIWWADTVAPDITALGLCHSVYWTAHDLAGLLDLDVEQTRFRAAGVNHQSWLLEWTHEGEDLYPRLRERIRQDPELERRVRVEVFKRIGSYPTETSEHSSEYLSWFLRSPEQVDRFRLRPLEYVGISEDNVAEFEAAERDLAAGRPVQLEEGASEYAPQVIHSLVTGTEREIHANVPNRGLIDNLPDGCVVEVPTTVGAGGIAPIPMGALPVQAAALNRPYVSVNELTVHAARTGDPVAIRQAVLMDPNASSTLTPEQIWELCNDLVVAHGDLLPEPLRATIPARGI; encoded by the coding sequence ATGACCCGCATCGTGTTCGTCGGCGCCGGGAGCGTCGTCTTCACGCGACAGCTGCTCGCCGACCTCCTCCGGTACGACGACCTCCCCGAGCTGGACCTCCGGCTGTTCGACGTCGACGAGCGTCGCCTCGCCGTCGCCGAGGCCACCGCCCGCCAGGTGAGCGAGCGCCTCGGCCGGCCGGTCACCCTCACGGCGACGACCGACCGACGCCGCGCCCTCGCCGACGCGGACTTCGTCGTCGACATGGTGCAGATCGGCGGGATCGCCGCGACCCGGACCGACCTCGAGATCCCGGAGCGGTACGGCCTGCACCAGACCATCGGTGACACCACGGGGGTCGGCGGCGTCTTCCGTGCCCTCCGCACCTTCCCGTTCCTCACCGAGCTGACCGCGGACATGCGCGAGGTCGCCCCGGACGCGGTCCTGCTCAACTACACGAACCCGATGGCGATGAACATCTGGTGGGCGGACACCGTCGCGCCGGACATCACGGCGCTCGGGCTCTGCCACAGCGTCTACTGGACCGCGCACGACCTCGCCGGACTCCTCGACCTCGACGTCGAGCAGACTCGGTTCCGCGCAGCAGGCGTCAACCACCAGTCGTGGTTGCTCGAGTGGACGCACGAGGGCGAGGACCTGTACCCGCGGCTCCGCGAGCGCATCCGGCAGGACCCGGAGCTCGAGCGGCGGGTACGGGTCGAGGTGTTCAAGCGGATCGGCTCCTACCCGACCGAGACGAGCGAGCACTCCTCCGAGTACCTGTCGTGGTTCCTCCGCTCGCCGGAGCAGGTCGACCGGTTCCGCCTGCGTCCGCTCGAGTACGTCGGCATCTCCGAGGACAACGTCGCCGAGTTCGAGGCCGCCGAGCGCGACCTGGCGGCCGGCCGACCCGTGCAGCTCGAGGAGGGCGCCTCGGAGTACGCCCCGCAGGTCATCCACTCGCTGGTCACCGGCACCGAGCGCGAGATCCACGCGAACGTGCCGAACAGGGGCCTGATCGACAACCTGCCGGACGGGTGCGTCGTCGAGGTCCCGACCACGGTCGGCGCTGGCGGCATCGCACCGATCCCGATGGGGGCGCTCCCCGTGCAGGCAGCGGCGCTGAACCGGCCGTACGTCTCCGTGAACGAGCTCACCGTGCACGCCGCGCGGACGGGTGACCCGGTCGCGATCCGGCAGGCGGTGCTCATGGACCCGAACGCGTCCTCGACGCTCACGCCCGAGCAGATCTGGGAGCTGTGCAACGACCTCGTCGTCGCCCACGGGGACCTGCTGCCGGAACCGCTGCGCGCGACGATCCCCGCACGCGGGATCTGA